One Coprobacter fastidiosus genomic window, AAGAATTGGGGCGTGTTGTATCGATGCGAGAAAAGCTTCTAATGTTTGTCCCGATAATGTTCGACCTCCGGAATCGGAGACTGTGGCAGAAACCATGATCGGAACGTGAATTCCGGTTTCTTCCATTGCCGCAGTGGCGGCAAATAAAGCTGCTTTTGCATTTAACGTGTCGAATACGGTTTCGACCAATAGAGCATCTACGCCGCCGGAGAGCAAAGCTTTTATCTGTTCCAGGTAAGAAAATACCAGATTATCGTAGCTCAAAGATCTGAATGCAGGATTGTTTACGTCCGGAGACATCGATGTGGTTTTGTTTGTCGGTCCGATAGATCCGGCAACAAAACGAGGTTTATCTTCTGTTGTGTATTTATCGGCTGCTTTGCGTGCTAATTGCGCTGCTTTTATATTTATTTCCCGTATATGATTCTGCATGCCGTAATCGTTCATTGACACGGATGTTGCATTAAATGTATTTGTTTCGATGATATCCGATCCGGCTTGTAGATAAGCTTCGTGTATTTCGCTGATGATTTGGGGTTGAGTGAGACATAAAATATCATTATTGCCTTTAAGCTCTTCGGGATGGTTAGTAAAAAGTTCTCCTCGATAGTCGCTTTCAGACAGGTTATAACGTTGAATCATAGTACCCATTGCACCATCGAGAATCAATATTCGTTGCTTTAGCGCATCTTGTATCGTCATATTTTTCTGAATTTGTGATCTTTTGCTCTCTTACGTTTTATTCTTTTAAGCGAAAGCAAAGTTATAAAAAAATAGGAAAGTGCCGGAGAAATATTTATTTCTTAATTTTTGAGGGATTTTTTGCAATGTAATCTTTCCAGCTTGTATAAGCTTTTTCCGTTTGCGGGCGATTTGTTTGGAAAAAATGACATAAAGCGGCAGCTAACCCGTCTGTGGCATCTAATTGCGGCAGCATGTTTTCTTCCGGAATATGTAACATTCGTTTTAGCATATCTGCGACTTGTTCTTTAGAGGCGTTACCGTTTCCGGTGATAGACATTTTTATTTTCAGAGGTGCATATTCTGTAATAGGAATATCTCGGTATAATGCCGCCGACATCGCTACACCTTGTGCTCTTCCGAGCTTTAACATAGATTGGACGTTCTTTCCGAAAAAAGGCGATTCGATAGCCATCTCATCCGGATGATATTGGTCTATCAGTCCTAACACTCTTTCGAATATCCTACGTAATTTCATATAATGATTATCGAATTTATTAAGCTGCAAGATACCTAAGGTAATAAGTTCCGGCTTATTACCGTTTATTTTTAGTACTCCGTATCCCATGACTGTAGTTCCGGGATCAATACCGATAATAATTCTTTCCTTCGGCATATTATTCGATAATTTCGAGAAGAGTAGTAAACCCTACGACTTGATCTTTGAATTTTTCGGTCAAAGCATGTGCTAGATCATCTCCGGTCTCGTTATACCAGCGAGACAAAGAAGCCGTATCTTTTACGTGAAATTGGAGTGAGAAATTTTCTCCTTCATTTTCGTTTCCTGTTATTATACGACAAAGCTGAGGTTCGCTTAATTCTTCATGTTGTAAAGCTGTCGGAATATATATTTCCTTTATCCAGTTGATGAATATTTCTTTTATATTGTCAGATGCGTGGTATGTTGTATTGATTATGATCATTGTTTTTATTTATAATTAGTTTCGATCGAGGTAGAACAAATTCGATTTTTTAGAATTTGAAATGCAACTTATTAACTATGAATGAGCTGTCAAAAGAGATTTCCATAAAATTTGAATAACTCTGTATTGCCCGTTTTTATATATTGCAAAAATAGAAAAACTTCGTGATATATTGTGATTATTCGAAAATGATTCTATCTTTGCACCAAGAAGAGGGGGCATTAGCTCATCTGGCTAGAGCGTTTGACTGGCAGTCAAAAGGTGGCAGGTTCGAGTCCTGTATGCTCCACTTTATTTTTTTTTAAAAGCGCTTATAATCAATAAATTATAAGCGCTTTTTGTTTTTAGGAGTCAAAATAGGGGATGAATTTATTTTCTGTTTATATAGAATACCAAGTATTGAAGCATCTCAAAATTGCTTACGTTGGTAATTAATACCTTTTATCTCAATTTTTTTGTTATTCATTTTAATAAGTAATGTATGAGAGTATTTAATTGGATTTGAAAAAGAAGTAATCAAATATTTATATAATACAACAAATACTGATGAGTTTATATATAAAAATATTTGAATTCAGTTTAGGGTTAAATATCTTCTCCTAATTTATTCCCTGTTAATTTGTAAATTTCTTTATTCTTTTGTATCTGTTTCTAACAGTTCAGCTAACGACTGTTTAAGTTGTTCCCGGATACGATGTATTTGGCTTTTTACCGTACCTTCTGGGATATTTAGAATTTCTGATATTTCGGCATATCGTTTTCCTTCAATAAGAAGTTTTATTATTTTTCTACTTTGGTTGTCTAAAAGATTCAAAACTTCCAGAATGTAGTTGTAATCATAATTTATTTGAACAGGTTCGCCTCCTTCGATTTTATATTGGTCTTGAGGATCGAGAATTATGGCTTTTTCCTGAAGTTGTTTTATCTTTCTTCTGTCTGAAATAAAAAGATTCTTAATAAAAGTATAACCTATTTTAATCGGATAGTAATGGCTTTCGAATTTATTACGGTTCTCCAATATTTTAACATTTGTTTCTTGTACTAAGTCCCATGCGTATGTCGGGTTATGCGTTAAAGCTATGGCAAAATTTAAAAGTTTTTCTTGAATGCAGAGTAACTCATGTTCGAAATTAAAGGTTTCCATTTATTTTGAATTTATCGTGAACAAAAAGGAATCCTCGTCGGTTAATCAATTGCTTAATCTTAATTAACGGTACACAAACATACACACGACGAGGATTCCAAAGATCTTCTTCGTGCATGTTTGTGCATCCGTACATAAGATTAAGCACCTAAATGTACATAAAATTTTCATCGTATAGCTTTGTGAAATCTTATTTTTTCTTTTTGCTAAAAAAATTGCTATGTTAAATTCGTCTTTGACATTGTTAATAATATGGGGTTTTTATGTGAAATGGTATATCTATAATAATTATAATATATGTGTAATTTAATATATTTATACTATTCGCATTTGATGGGGATAAAATTTTTTTGATCTTGGTTTATTTATATATTCACTTGTATGTTACCGATAGGTAACATATATTTGTTTCTGAATGTTATATTAAACTATATGGAAAGAGAACTTTTAAGAAACAGAAAAGCGACAGAGCAACGTTTATTGTCAGCTATACAGGAATTGATTGAGGAATCCGGTTTCGAGAAATTAGGTATAAATGCCGTAGCATCCAAAGCCGGAGTATCGAAGATGCTTATATACAGATATTTCGGGTCATTAGATGGACTTGTGGCGGCTTATATCGAACAGTATGATTTTTGGATAAACTTTAAATCGAATTTACCGAAAAAAGAAGGATTGGAGAATTTTATAAAAGAGATGTTTCATTGTCAGATTGCTGTTCTTAGGGGAAATTATACATTACGTCGGTTATATCGATGGGAGTTTATGTCCGGTAATAAATTTATCAAAGATTTGAGGAGACAGAGAGAAGACAAAGGTGTATGGCTTATAGAGGCTGTGTCCCGGTTGTCCGGTCATCCTTGTAGAGAAGTTGCCGTTATTGCGACATTGTTGAGTGCGTCGATCAGTTATCTTGCTTTACTTGAGGAAAATTGTGACTTCTATAATGGTATTTCTCTTCAGACAGATGAGGGATGGGAACAATTACAAGAAGGAATAGATGAGCTTATCTCCCTTTGGATTTCAAAATTGTGAAATTAAAATTTAGGATTATGAATAGAAAAGATGCTTTGTTTATAATAGAACAAACTGTAAAAGCTCCTTCGGGGCATAATACTCAGCCTTGGTTATTCGGAATT contains:
- the ruvC gene encoding crossover junction endodeoxyribonuclease RuvC, with protein sequence MPKERIIIGIDPGTTVMGYGVLKINGNKPELITLGILQLNKFDNHYMKLRRIFERVLGLIDQYHPDEMAIESPFFGKNVQSMLKLGRAQGVAMSAALYRDIPITEYAPLKIKMSITGNGNASKEQVADMLKRMLHIPEENMLPQLDATDGLAAALCHFFQTNRPQTEKAYTSWKDYIAKNPSKIKK
- a CDS encoding DUF4286 family protein — its product is MIIINTTYHASDNIKEIFINWIKEIYIPTALQHEELSEPQLCRIITGNENEGENFSLQFHVKDTASLSRWYNETGDDLAHALTEKFKDQVVGFTTLLEIIE
- a CDS encoding RNA polymerase sigma factor, whose protein sequence is METFNFEHELLCIQEKLLNFAIALTHNPTYAWDLVQETNVKILENRNKFESHYYPIKIGYTFIKNLFISDRRKIKQLQEKAIILDPQDQYKIEGGEPVQINYDYNYILEVLNLLDNQSRKIIKLLIEGKRYAEISEILNIPEGTVKSQIHRIREQLKQSLAELLETDTKE
- a CDS encoding TetR/AcrR family transcriptional regulator codes for the protein MERELLRNRKATEQRLLSAIQELIEESGFEKLGINAVASKAGVSKMLIYRYFGSLDGLVAAYIEQYDFWINFKSNLPKKEGLENFIKEMFHCQIAVLRGNYTLRRLYRWEFMSGNKFIKDLRRQREDKGVWLIEAVSRLSGHPCREVAVIATLLSASISYLALLEENCDFYNGISLQTDEGWEQLQEGIDELISLWISKL